The following are encoded in a window of Magnetospirillum sp. 15-1 genomic DNA:
- a CDS encoding CaiB/BaiF CoA-transferase family protein: MMQPLTGLKVVDFSTLLPGPLASLMLAEAGAEVVKVERPGFGDESRLMSSAVFAMLNRGKRSLCIDLKDERRRAELLDVIARADILIEQFRPGVMARSGLGWDAVREINPRLIYCSITGYGQSGPKAARAGHDLNYLAEAGVLSQSRSMPPVLIADIVGGAYPAVINILLALAARDRDGEGRHIDVAMTDNLYPLMFWDLAQGLVAGSWPSAGQGFFTGGLPRYRLYETADNRMLAVGA; encoded by the coding sequence ATGATGCAGCCGCTAACGGGTCTTAAGGTGGTGGATTTCAGCACTTTGCTGCCTGGCCCGCTGGCATCCCTGATGCTGGCGGAGGCGGGGGCGGAGGTTGTCAAGGTCGAGCGCCCCGGCTTCGGGGACGAAAGCCGCCTCATGTCCTCCGCTGTTTTCGCCATGCTGAACCGGGGCAAACGCAGCCTTTGCATCGATCTGAAGGACGAGCGGCGGCGGGCGGAACTGCTCGACGTCATTGCCCGCGCCGATATTCTTATCGAACAGTTCCGCCCCGGAGTGATGGCCCGTTCCGGCCTGGGGTGGGATGCCGTCCGCGAGATCAATCCGCGACTGATCTATTGCTCCATTACCGGATATGGTCAGTCCGGTCCCAAGGCCGCGCGGGCCGGGCACGACCTGAATTATCTGGCCGAGGCGGGCGTGTTGTCGCAGTCCCGGTCCATGCCGCCGGTCCTGATCGCCGATATCGTCGGCGGGGCTTACCCGGCGGTGATCAATATCCTCCTGGCCCTGGCGGCGCGCGACCGCGACGGAGAAGGCCGCCACATCGACGTGGCCATGACGGACAACCTGTACCCGCTCATGTTCTGGGACCTGGCCCAGGGGCTGGTGGCGGGGAGTTGGCCGTCGGCCGGGCAGGGATTCTTTACCGGCGGCTTGCCGCGCTACCGCCTGTACGAAACCGCCGACAACCGGATGCTGGCGGTCGGCGCCG
- a CDS encoding MFS transporter: MDMGIQATTRWSVVGVSILAGVVAAAHIGKVPTVIPALRGELGLGLVAAGWVVSMFNTLGSACGIVQGMIGDTLGHRRSALVGLLLLAIGGGVGALSSDEVLLLIGRCIEGVGFISVVVSCPGLILAATAPRDRRLTFGLLGVYMPTGVAIALATAPFIEAALGWRGLWMVLAGVSLGMAALLAWITRELPGNDAVPGAGTVRGVADDLLMTLRQPGLWWLAAAFTAYTVQWSSLLVWLPSVLMETRRTDAVGAAGLTALIAAANAPGGVLGAWLLHCRIPRGQLVVGANAAMGLCCIGIFSPTLSDQTRFALCLLFSGLGGILPSAVLGGTAVHASGPRQIGAANGMVIQGSNLGQLIGPLTAAGLVSLFGNWDSVRSFLVGAAMLGVIAGLLVEQSERRLSYSEAD; encoded by the coding sequence ATGGACATGGGGATACAGGCAACGACACGGTGGTCCGTGGTCGGCGTATCGATCCTGGCCGGCGTGGTGGCCGCGGCTCATATCGGCAAGGTTCCGACGGTGATTCCGGCCTTGCGCGGCGAACTCGGCCTGGGGCTGGTCGCCGCCGGCTGGGTGGTCTCCATGTTCAATACCCTGGGCTCGGCCTGCGGCATCGTCCAGGGCATGATCGGAGACACGCTCGGCCATCGCCGGTCCGCCCTTGTCGGTCTTCTCCTGCTGGCGATCGGCGGAGGGGTGGGGGCCCTGTCCTCCGATGAGGTGCTGCTGCTGATCGGACGCTGTATCGAAGGCGTCGGGTTCATCTCGGTGGTGGTGTCCTGTCCGGGCCTGATCCTGGCCGCGACGGCGCCCCGCGACCGGCGGCTGACATTCGGGCTTCTTGGGGTCTACATGCCGACCGGCGTGGCGATCGCCCTGGCCACGGCGCCCTTCATCGAAGCCGCCTTGGGGTGGCGGGGGCTCTGGATGGTGCTGGCCGGGGTTTCCCTCGGCATGGCCGCCCTCCTGGCCTGGATCACGCGGGAATTGCCCGGGAACGATGCCGTCCCCGGCGCCGGTACCGTCCGGGGCGTCGCCGACGACTTGCTGATGACGCTCCGGCAGCCGGGGCTGTGGTGGCTGGCCGCCGCCTTCACCGCCTATACCGTGCAGTGGTCGTCCCTGCTCGTATGGCTGCCCAGTGTGCTCATGGAGACCCGGCGGACCGATGCGGTCGGCGCCGCCGGGCTGACCGCCCTGATCGCCGCCGCCAATGCCCCCGGCGGCGTTCTCGGCGCATGGCTGCTGCATTGCCGTATCCCTCGCGGCCAACTGGTCGTCGGTGCCAATGCGGCCATGGGATTGTGCTGCATCGGGATTTTCTCTCCCACGCTCAGCGACCAGACCCGCTTTGCCCTGTGCCTGCTCTTTTCCGGTCTGGGTGGAATTTTGCCGTCCGCCGTGCTTGGCGGCACGGCCGTGCATGCCTCCGGGCCGCGCCAGATCGGGGCGGCCAACGGAATGGTCATACAAGGCTCCAATCTCGGCCAGCTGATCGGCCCGCTGACGGCGGCAGGCCTGGTCAGCCTGTTCGGCAATTGGGACAGCGTCCGCAGCTTCCTGGTCGGAGCCGCCATGCTTGGAGTGATCGCCGGGCTTCTGGTCGAGCAAAGCGAACGGAGGTTGTCTTATTCAGAGGCCGACTGA
- a CDS encoding ABC transporter substrate-binding protein, whose product MHRTFWKAARAAMVGLAAQAAVVGVAALAAFPAGAETVKVGVILTYSGRDAALGEQIDRAINLYIKLHGAELPAGLNVELVRRDDTGPNPDVAKRLAQELILREKVQMLTGGQWTPNATAVAALSKEAKVPFVVMTAGGSAVTEQSPYVIRTGWTLWQTSYPLGQWAAKQGLKKAYTVVSDFAPGHDGETAFIKGFTENGGDIVGSVRIPLKTSDYLPYLQKVKEANPETIYLFNPGGPQATAFMKAFDDIGLTRSKVRILGPGDITSDDELPNMGKAALGVTTLLQYSPSADRPENKEFVAAWKKEYGEASVPTFFAVAGWDGMKAVFDAIIAQKGKIEADKTIAFLANWSNPKSPRGPIKIDPATRDIVQNQYIRRVEEVGGKLANVEVETIPQVADPWKAMKK is encoded by the coding sequence ATGCATCGAACATTCTGGAAGGCGGCGCGGGCCGCAATGGTCGGGCTGGCGGCGCAAGCCGCCGTGGTCGGAGTAGCGGCGCTGGCGGCGTTTCCCGCCGGTGCGGAAACGGTCAAGGTCGGAGTGATTCTGACCTATTCGGGGCGCGATGCGGCGCTGGGCGAGCAGATCGACCGCGCCATCAATCTCTACATCAAGCTGCATGGCGCCGAACTGCCGGCCGGACTCAATGTGGAACTGGTCCGGCGCGACGATACCGGTCCCAACCCGGATGTGGCCAAGCGTCTGGCCCAGGAACTGATCCTGCGCGAGAAGGTTCAGATGCTGACCGGCGGCCAATGGACGCCCAACGCCACGGCGGTGGCGGCGCTGTCCAAGGAAGCCAAGGTCCCCTTCGTGGTGATGACGGCGGGCGGTTCGGCGGTGACCGAACAATCGCCTTACGTCATCCGCACCGGCTGGACCCTGTGGCAGACCAGCTATCCCCTGGGGCAATGGGCGGCCAAGCAGGGGCTGAAGAAGGCCTATACCGTGGTCAGCGACTTCGCTCCCGGCCATGACGGCGAGACCGCCTTCATCAAGGGCTTCACCGAGAATGGCGGCGACATCGTCGGATCGGTCCGCATCCCGCTCAAGACCAGTGATTACCTGCCCTATCTGCAAAAGGTCAAGGAAGCCAATCCCGAGACCATCTACCTGTTCAATCCGGGCGGTCCCCAGGCCACCGCCTTCATGAAGGCCTTCGACGACATCGGACTGACCCGGTCCAAGGTGAGGATTCTCGGCCCCGGCGATATCACCAGCGACGACGAACTGCCCAACATGGGCAAGGCGGCGCTGGGCGTCACCACCTTGCTGCAGTATTCGCCGTCGGCCGACCGGCCCGAGAACAAGGAATTCGTGGCGGCCTGGAAGAAGGAATACGGCGAGGCGTCGGTTCCCACCTTCTTCGCCGTGGCCGGCTGGGACGGCATGAAGGCCGTCTTCGACGCCATCATCGCCCAGAAGGGCAAGATCGAGGCGGACAAGACCATCGCCTTCCTGGCCAACTGGTCCAACCCCAAGAGTCCGCGCGGCCCCATCAAGATCGATCCGGCCACCCGCGACATCGTCCAGAACCAGTATATCCGCCGGGTCGAGGAGGTGGGCGGCAAGCTGGCCAATGTCGAGGTCGAGACCATTCCCCAGGTCGCCGATCCGTGGAAGGCCATGAAGAAGTAG
- a CDS encoding molybdopterin-dependent oxidoreductase — translation MNSGPDGETRFNARDSAAAAKHIIVVDPRETELAKRAEIWLQVRPGADDALGLAMLNVIIGEKLYDEVFVSRWTHGFAELAAHVRQYTPEWAEPITWVSAEKIRAAARLFAQAKPALLEWGCAIEHTPKCIQTIRALSMLPVLTGNIEIPGGWVFGMKGIGRFPSLIELLSPEANAKRLGGQQFKLLGGEGADLPAAHIPTLLQAMREGKPYPVKAFLVFGNNTLTTYANSSLVYESLMKLDFMVNADLFMTPTAELADIVLPAASWPELDQIAGLPTIAANVVLGQQKAVRVHECKADEEIFTELARRMNLPGCTEPVRDVLNSQLKGLGITFEELTQKGFVKVPFKYGKHEEKGFKTPTGKIELYSTRLEDMGYAPLPYYEEPPESPIASPEIAKDFPLVLTTGGRIPFYFNSEHRQLPKLRKARRDPQAEIHPETAARFGINNGDWMWIETRRGRMKQKAKVTTGIDARVINAEHAWWFPDEEGPEYGVWKSNVNLLTNNEPPYDPAMGTYQLRALLCRIGKAE, via the coding sequence GTGAATTCCGGGCCGGATGGCGAGACCCGCTTCAACGCCCGCGATTCGGCGGCCGCCGCCAAGCACATCATCGTCGTCGACCCGCGCGAGACCGAACTGGCCAAGCGGGCGGAGATCTGGCTGCAGGTGCGGCCCGGCGCCGACGATGCGCTGGGGCTGGCCATGCTCAACGTCATCATCGGCGAAAAGCTCTATGATGAGGTGTTCGTCAGCCGCTGGACCCACGGCTTTGCCGAACTGGCCGCCCATGTGCGGCAGTACACGCCGGAATGGGCCGAGCCCATCACCTGGGTTTCGGCCGAAAAGATCCGGGCGGCGGCCCGGCTGTTCGCCCAGGCCAAGCCGGCCCTGCTGGAATGGGGCTGCGCCATCGAGCACACGCCCAAATGCATCCAGACCATCCGGGCGCTGTCGATGCTTCCGGTGCTGACCGGCAATATCGAGATTCCCGGCGGCTGGGTGTTCGGCATGAAGGGCATCGGCCGTTTCCCCAGCCTGATCGAACTGCTGAGCCCGGAGGCCAACGCCAAGCGCCTGGGCGGGCAGCAGTTCAAGCTGCTGGGCGGCGAGGGCGCCGATCTGCCGGCCGCCCACATCCCGACCCTGCTTCAGGCCATGCGGGAGGGCAAGCCCTATCCGGTCAAGGCCTTCCTGGTGTTCGGCAACAACACGCTCACCACCTACGCCAACAGTTCGCTGGTCTACGAATCGCTGATGAAGCTGGACTTCATGGTCAATGCCGACCTGTTCATGACGCCCACCGCCGAGCTGGCCGATATCGTCCTGCCCGCCGCGTCGTGGCCGGAACTGGACCAGATCGCCGGCCTGCCGACCATCGCCGCCAACGTGGTGCTGGGCCAGCAGAAGGCGGTCCGGGTGCACGAGTGCAAGGCCGACGAGGAGATCTTCACCGAACTGGCGCGGCGCATGAACCTGCCCGGCTGCACCGAGCCGGTGCGCGACGTGCTGAACTCCCAGTTGAAGGGACTGGGGATCACCTTCGAGGAACTGACCCAGAAGGGCTTCGTCAAGGTGCCGTTCAAGTACGGCAAGCACGAGGAGAAGGGCTTCAAGACGCCGACCGGCAAGATCGAGCTCTATTCCACCCGGCTGGAGGACATGGGCTACGCCCCGCTGCCCTATTACGAGGAGCCGCCGGAAAGCCCGATCGCCTCGCCCGAAATCGCCAAGGACTTCCCCCTGGTGCTGACCACCGGCGGGCGCATTCCCTTCTACTTCAACTCGGAACATCGCCAGTTGCCCAAGCTGCGCAAGGCGCGGCGCGATCCGCAGGCGGAAATCCACCCCGAGACCGCAGCCCGCTTCGGCATCAATAACGGTGACTGGATGTGGATCGAGACCAGGCGCGGCCGCATGAAGCAGAAGGCCAAGGTCACCACCGGCATCGATGCGCGCGTGATCAACGCCGAGCACGCCTGGTGGTTCCCCGACGAGGAGGGGCCGGAATACGGAGTCTGGAAGTCCAATGTCAATCTGTTGACCAACAATGAACCGCCCTACGACCCGGCCATGGGAACCTATCAGCTCCGTGCACTGCTGTGCCGGATCGGCAAGGCGGAATAA
- a CDS encoding thioesterase family protein: MLSNSRSVQVEFGHCDPSGIVFNPNYFIWFDFSVHALLARAGMSLKSLIEEFGIDGIPLVDNKARFKAPSRWGDDLVIETTITALHRSAFELQHVVRNGDVVAVECSETRVWTAFDAEQGRIRAATIPPRVIAAFSG; the protein is encoded by the coding sequence ATGCTGTCCAACTCCCGATCCGTCCAGGTGGAATTCGGCCATTGCGATCCGTCCGGGATCGTCTTCAACCCCAATTACTTCATCTGGTTCGACTTCTCGGTGCATGCCCTGCTGGCCCGAGCCGGAATGTCGCTCAAATCCCTGATCGAGGAATTCGGCATCGACGGCATCCCCCTGGTCGACAACAAGGCGCGGTTCAAGGCGCCAAGTCGCTGGGGCGACGATCTGGTCATCGAGACCACCATCACGGCGCTTCACCGTAGCGCCTTCGAGCTTCAGCACGTCGTCCGCAACGGCGACGTGGTTGCCGTCGAATGCTCGGAAACCCGGGTATGGACCGCCTTCGACGCCGAGCAGGGGCGGATCAGGGCGGCGACGATCCCGCCTCGGGTGATTGCCGCTTTCTCCGGATAG
- a CDS encoding nitroreductase family protein, with product MTPSFDQLLLQRRSLRSFSDRPIERQVLDRMFEAARWASSAYNEQPWGYVVLDDPSSETRARVLDSMEPHNRAWAEKAPVILASVAQLGFRGRDGVNRHAHHDVGQANAHLALRAAELGLTVHMIGGFNHQAAGEALGLAAGFEVVALMAVAYPGPPEVLPEPLRIKETAPRVRREIGEFVRFG from the coding sequence ATGACGCCCAGTTTCGACCAACTGCTTCTCCAGCGCCGCAGTCTGCGATCGTTCAGTGACCGTCCCATCGAACGCCAGGTCCTCGACCGGATGTTCGAGGCGGCGCGCTGGGCCTCGTCCGCCTACAACGAACAGCCCTGGGGCTATGTGGTGCTGGACGACCCCAGCTCGGAGACCCGGGCCCGCGTGCTCGACAGCATGGAGCCCCACAACCGGGCCTGGGCGGAAAAGGCCCCGGTCATCCTGGCCTCGGTGGCGCAATTGGGATTTCGCGGCCGCGACGGCGTCAACCGCCATGCCCACCACGATGTCGGCCAGGCCAACGCCCATCTGGCGCTCCGGGCGGCCGAACTCGGTCTTACCGTTCACATGATCGGCGGCTTCAACCATCAGGCGGCGGGCGAGGCCCTGGGGCTGGCGGCCGGCTTCGAGGTGGTGGCGCTGATGGCCGTTGCCTATCCCGGCCCGCCCGAGGTGCTGCCCGAACCCCTGCGGATCAAGGAGACGGCGCCGCGTGTCCGTCGCGAGATCGGCGAGTTCGTCCGGTTCGGCTAG
- a CDS encoding pyruvate dehydrogenase complex E1 component subunit beta produces MPIQVLMPALSPTMTEGKLAKWLKAEGDAVKSGDVLAEIETDKATMEMEAVEDGVLGKILVAGGTEGVAVNTPIALILEEGEDASALSAAPAAAAPAPVAAAPAPVAQPMAGAPAPEEKVYASTKRQTVREALRDAMAEEMRADASVFLMGEEVAQYQGAYKVSQGLLDEFGAERVIDTPITEMGFAGLACGAGYAGLKPIVEFMTMNFSMQAIDHVINSAAKTLYMSGGQQPCSIVFRGPNGAASRVGAQHSQDYASWYAHCPGLKVLAPWSAADAKGLLKAAIRDPNPVVFLENELLYGQSFDVPDDPDFVLPIGKAKIERAGTHVTITAYSRMVQVALDAAEALKAEGIEAEVINLRSIRPLDVATIVASVRKTNRIVSLEEGWPVAGIGAEIAALMMEHAFDWLDAPVVRVCGADVPMPYAANLEKLALPQIEHVVAAARSVCYRA; encoded by the coding sequence ATGCCGATTCAAGTTCTGATGCCCGCGCTGAGCCCGACCATGACCGAGGGCAAGCTGGCCAAATGGCTGAAGGCCGAGGGCGATGCCGTGAAGTCCGGCGACGTATTGGCCGAGATCGAGACCGACAAGGCCACCATGGAAATGGAAGCCGTCGAGGATGGCGTGCTGGGCAAGATCCTGGTGGCCGGCGGGACCGAGGGGGTGGCGGTCAATACGCCCATCGCCCTGATCCTGGAAGAGGGCGAGGATGCCTCTGCTCTGTCCGCCGCCCCGGCCGCCGCCGCTCCGGCCCCGGTGGCTGCCGCGCCCGCTCCGGTCGCCCAGCCCATGGCCGGCGCCCCGGCGCCCGAGGAGAAGGTCTACGCCTCCACCAAGCGCCAGACGGTGCGAGAGGCCCTGCGCGACGCCATGGCCGAGGAGATGCGCGCCGACGCCTCCGTCTTCCTGATGGGCGAGGAAGTGGCCCAGTACCAGGGCGCCTATAAGGTCAGCCAGGGGCTGCTGGATGAATTCGGCGCCGAGCGCGTCATCGACACGCCCATCACCGAGATGGGATTCGCTGGTCTGGCCTGTGGTGCCGGCTATGCGGGCTTGAAGCCCATCGTCGAGTTCATGACCATGAACTTCTCCATGCAGGCCATCGACCACGTCATCAATTCGGCGGCTAAGACCCTTTATATGTCGGGCGGCCAGCAGCCGTGCTCTATCGTGTTCCGCGGTCCCAACGGCGCCGCGTCGCGGGTCGGCGCCCAGCACAGCCAGGATTACGCCTCGTGGTACGCCCATTGCCCCGGCCTCAAGGTGTTGGCGCCGTGGAGCGCCGCCGACGCCAAGGGCCTCTTGAAGGCCGCCATCCGCGATCCCAATCCGGTGGTATTCCTGGAAAACGAGCTGCTTTACGGCCAGAGCTTCGACGTTCCCGATGATCCTGATTTTGTCCTGCCCATCGGCAAGGCCAAGATCGAGCGGGCCGGTACCCACGTCACCATCACCGCCTATTCCCGCATGGTGCAGGTGGCGCTCGACGCCGCCGAGGCCTTGAAGGCCGAGGGTATCGAGGCCGAGGTCATCAACCTGCGCTCCATCCGTCCGCTGGACGTGGCGACCATCGTCGCCTCGGTCAGGAAGACCAACCGCATCGTCAGCCTGGAGGAAGGCTGGCCGGTGGCCGGTATCGGCGCGGAAATCGCCGCGCTGATGATGGAGCACGCTTTCGACTGGCTGGATGCGCCGGTGGTTCGGGTCTGTGGCGCCGACGTGCCCATGCCCTATGCCGCCAATCTGGAAAAGCTGGCCCTGCCGCAGATCGAGCACGTGGTGGCCGCCGCCCGCTCCGTCTGCTATCGCGCCTGA
- the pdhA gene encoding pyruvate dehydrogenase (acetyl-transferring) E1 component subunit alpha, with protein MATKKKERGAAEPTPQELIRYYREMLLIRRFEEKAGQLYGMGLINGFCHLYIGQEAVVVGMQAVAGATDSCITSYRDHGHMLVCGMDPKGVMAELTGRAGGYSRGKGGSMHMFSREKRFYGGHGIVGAQVPLGTGLGFAHKYSKDNGVAHVYCGDGAVNQGQVYEAFNMAALWKLPVVFIIENNKYAMGTSTVRHAAGQELYMRGAAYGIPGEPVNGMSVMAVRDAAARALEHARSGQGPYILEMNTYRYRGHSMSDPAKYRSKEEVTKMREQHDPIDQLKEKLLADGLIDEAGLKEIDREVKVIVTEAAEFSQSSPEPDPSELWTDVLIEA; from the coding sequence ATGGCCACCAAGAAGAAGGAACGGGGGGCGGCCGAGCCCACCCCTCAGGAACTCATCCGCTATTATCGCGAGATGCTGCTCATCCGCCGGTTCGAGGAGAAGGCGGGCCAGCTTTACGGCATGGGACTGATCAACGGCTTCTGTCACCTCTATATCGGCCAGGAGGCCGTGGTGGTCGGCATGCAGGCCGTGGCGGGGGCGACGGATTCCTGCATCACGTCCTATCGCGATCACGGCCATATGCTGGTCTGCGGCATGGACCCCAAGGGGGTGATGGCCGAACTGACGGGGCGCGCCGGCGGCTATTCCCGCGGCAAGGGCGGCTCCATGCATATGTTCAGTCGCGAGAAGCGGTTCTATGGCGGCCACGGCATCGTCGGCGCCCAGGTGCCGCTGGGCACCGGCCTGGGCTTCGCCCACAAGTATTCCAAGGACAACGGCGTCGCCCACGTCTATTGCGGCGACGGCGCGGTCAACCAGGGCCAGGTCTATGAGGCCTTCAACATGGCGGCGCTGTGGAAGCTGCCGGTCGTGTTCATCATCGAGAACAACAAGTACGCCATGGGCACCTCGACGGTGCGTCATGCCGCCGGCCAGGAGCTGTACATGCGCGGCGCCGCCTATGGCATTCCCGGCGAGCCGGTCAACGGCATGAGCGTCATGGCGGTGCGCGACGCCGCTGCCCGCGCCCTGGAGCATGCCCGTTCCGGCCAGGGGCCCTACATCCTGGAAATGAACACCTACCGCTATCGCGGCCACTCCATGTCCGACCCGGCCAAGTACCGGAGTAAGGAGGAAGTGACCAAGATGCGCGAGCAGCACGATCCCATCGACCAGTTGAAGGAAAAGCTGCTGGCCGACGGCCTGATCGACGAGGCCGGCCTCAAGGAGATCGACCGCGAGGTCAAGGTGATCGTCACCGAAGCCGCCGAGTTCTCGCAGTCCAGTCCCGAGCCGGATCCGTCCGAGCTGTGGACCGACGTACTGATCGAAGCGTAA
- a CDS encoding efflux transporter outer membrane subunit, producing the protein MMAALVMSSSACNVTPNYERPKQDIPTSYRNPLPEPSPEMPKPLSQWWKIFGSEELDTLIAEALANNHDLKAAAARIVQAEAQAGSAGSALLPTITASGKRSIDSPQGGQGTDPAPPTNRSHRLSSAYVSASWEVDLWGKIRASEASSLATTFANIHDREAVGLTLISDVVLTYIQYLEGLDRETVARSNIANMKAMYVAVTERVRLGESSNLELAQQRNVLAQAEATIPPIILQRERAFNKLAVLLGRPPQTLALNGKTLRDLLVPEMSAGLPSDLLLRRPDIRKAEANLVAANANIGVARAKLLPTFSISGDRGWAAQYFDNITKPTSIFFTLAGTLAATIFDNGKTRSDIEYSEAKYTELVETYQQTILTSLRDVEDALMSVRLQGDLEVAQQEVLQASLDAYGLSSEAFRLGMVDYLNVLETQRTRFQAEDAKVQARFGRLEAAIGLYKALGGGMELDEAEGETQTAPAPAQPPAPAPTGKTEAPAPTAAPRPPVAVEQAPARNASPPPAPTARTTQPAEATVAVRTAPAALESEAPPSLAPAEIYETAAFNDNAS; encoded by the coding sequence ATGATGGCCGCGTTGGTGATGAGCAGCAGCGCCTGCAACGTGACCCCGAACTACGAGCGGCCGAAGCAGGACATCCCCACCAGCTACCGCAATCCCCTGCCCGAGCCCTCGCCGGAAATGCCCAAGCCGCTGTCCCAGTGGTGGAAGATTTTCGGCTCCGAGGAGCTGGATACCCTGATTGCCGAGGCGCTGGCCAACAACCACGACCTCAAGGCCGCCGCCGCCCGTATCGTCCAGGCGGAAGCCCAGGCCGGTTCGGCCGGCTCGGCCCTCCTGCCGACCATCACCGCGTCGGGCAAGCGCAGCATCGATTCGCCGCAGGGCGGCCAGGGCACCGACCCCGCCCCCCCCACCAACCGCAGCCACCGCCTCAGTTCGGCCTATGTCTCGGCCAGTTGGGAGGTGGATCTGTGGGGCAAGATTCGCGCGTCGGAAGCCTCGTCCCTGGCGACCACCTTCGCCAACATCCATGATCGCGAGGCGGTCGGCCTCACCCTGATCTCCGACGTGGTGCTCACCTATATCCAATATCTGGAGGGCCTGGACCGCGAGACGGTGGCGCGCAGCAACATCGCCAACATGAAGGCCATGTACGTCGCGGTGACCGAGCGCGTCCGCCTGGGCGAAAGCTCGAACCTGGAGCTGGCGCAGCAGCGCAACGTGCTGGCCCAGGCCGAGGCGACCATTCCACCGATCATTCTGCAGCGCGAGCGCGCCTTCAACAAACTGGCCGTGCTGCTGGGCCGCCCGCCGCAGACCCTGGCGCTCAACGGCAAGACCCTGCGCGACCTGCTGGTGCCCGAGATGTCGGCCGGACTGCCGTCGGACCTGCTGCTGCGCCGCCCGGATATCCGCAAGGCCGAGGCCAACCTGGTGGCCGCCAACGCCAATATCGGCGTGGCGCGGGCCAAGCTGTTGCCGACGTTCTCCATCAGCGGCGATCGCGGCTGGGCCGCCCAGTATTTCGACAACATCACCAAGCCGACCAGCATCTTCTTCACCCTGGCCGGCACCCTGGCCGCCACCATCTTCGACAACGGCAAGACGCGGTCCGACATCGAATACAGCGAGGCCAAGTACACCGAACTGGTCGAGACCTATCAGCAGACCATCCTGACCAGCCTGCGCGACGTCGAGGATGCGCTGATGAGCGTCCGTCTGCAGGGCGATCTGGAAGTGGCCCAGCAGGAAGTGCTGCAGGCCTCGCTCGACGCCTATGGCCTCAGTTCCGAGGCCTTCCGCCTGGGCATGGTCGATTACCTCAACGTGCTGGAAACCCAGCGGACCCGCTTCCAGGCCGAGGACGCCAAGGTCCAGGCCCGCTTCGGCCGGCTGGAGGCCGCCATCGGCCTGTACAAGGCCCTGGGCGGCGGCATGGAACTGGACGAGGCCGAGGGCGAAACCCAGACGGCACCCGCACCGGCACAGCCCCCGGCGCCCGCTCCCACCGGAAAAACCGAGGCTCCAGCCCCCACGGCGGCCCCGCGGCCGCCGGTGGCTGTGGAGCAGGCTCCGGCCCGGAACGCCTCTCCGCCTCCCGCTCCCACCGCCCGGACGACCCAGCCGGCCGAGGCGACGGTCGCCGTGCGGACCGCCCCGGCCGCCCTGGAGAGCGAAGCGCCGCCGTCGCTGGCGCCCGCCGAGATTTATGAGACCGCCGCCTTCAACGACAACGCCAGCTAG
- a CDS encoding MgtC/SapB family protein, translated as METLQAYWSSKELITNGLVLLHMLGAMATGLMIGYERSYHGRAAGLRTYSLVCMASTALTVVNGYPHMWYAGLSDTPGIADPTRTIQGIMTGIGFLGAGVIMKEGFSIRGLSTAASIWVTAAIGVLIGVGFYVAAVFGALCTVAVMTAARRIEHALPHQTALHLTLTYLHNQTPPAEEIHAMLARHGFVARDWSFQLEDGGGMFEYQMSLLAEREPAPLELLDTLSKTASLAGFRLAPARS; from the coding sequence ATGGAAACGCTGCAAGCCTACTGGTCCAGCAAGGAACTGATCACCAACGGACTGGTGCTGCTGCACATGCTGGGTGCCATGGCCACCGGCCTGATGATCGGCTACGAGCGCTCGTATCACGGCCGGGCGGCGGGATTGCGCACCTACTCCCTGGTATGCATGGCCTCGACCGCGCTGACCGTGGTCAACGGCTATCCCCATATGTGGTACGCCGGGCTCTCCGACACGCCGGGCATCGCCGACCCCACCCGCACCATCCAGGGCATCATGACCGGCATCGGCTTCCTGGGAGCCGGCGTGATCATGAAGGAGGGGTTCAGCATCCGCGGCCTGTCCACCGCCGCGTCCATCTGGGTGACGGCGGCCATCGGCGTGCTGATCGGCGTCGGCTTCTATGTGGCGGCGGTTTTCGGCGCGCTGTGCACCGTGGCGGTCATGACCGCCGCGCGGCGTATCGAGCACGCCCTGCCCCACCAGACGGCCCTGCATCTCACGCTGACCTATCTGCACAACCAGACTCCGCCGGCCGAGGAGATTCACGCCATGCTGGCCCGCCACGGCTTCGTGGCCCGCGACTGGAGCTTCCAGTTGGAAGATGGCGGCGGGATGTTCGAGTACCAGATGTCGCTGCTGGCCGAGCGCGAGCCGGCCCCCTTGGAACTGCTCGACACCCTGTCCAAGACCGCCTCCCTGGCCGGCTTCCGCCTCGCCCCGGCACGGTCCTGA